A window of Schistocerca serialis cubense isolate TAMUIC-IGC-003099 chromosome 1, iqSchSeri2.2, whole genome shotgun sequence genomic DNA:
tttccggaaatccagaaatacggaatcaacctgagatcccctgtcgatagcggccattacttcgtgcgaataaagagctagctgcgttgcaaaagaacgatgttttctgaaagcatgctcattacgtatcaatagatcgttgccttcgaggtgattcataatgtttgaatacagtatatgctccaaaaccctactgcaaaccgacgtcaatgatataggtctgtagttcgatggattactcctactacccttcttaaacactggtgcgaactgcgcaattttccaatctgtaggtacagatctatcggtgagcgagcggttgtatatgattgctaagtagggagctattgtatcagcgtaatctgaaaggatcgatatacaatctggacctgaagactcgcccgtatcaagcgatttgagttgcttcgcaacctctatggtatctacttctaagaaactcatgctaacagctgcgcGAACTATTGCACAATCATCTTAAGAGCttgtgcatccaagttactgacaagaataatatacagatgaaaggaaaagaaaattgaggatgtgttagatgatgatcagtttcggTTTAGAAAATGTAAAAGCACCAGAGGGGCATTTCTGACGTTCGAGTGATAAAGGAAGCAAGAACGAAGAAAatccaagacatgttcataggatttgtcgacctccaAACAACATCCGAAAATATGAAATGATGGTCGAATTTCTgacaaaaatagaggtaagctgtagGGTAAGATGTATAATTTATaatttgtacaacaaccaagagaaacagtaagctgtcggattaaaaatggtgcaaggcagggatgtagtctttcacccgtaATGTTCAGACTATACATAAGAGAAGTAATAAGCGGAATAAAAGGATCAAGAGCTgggttaaaattaaaggtgaaaggatatcagtgatcagactcggtgatgacattgcgtagtgaaagtggagaagaattacaggatctgttgaatggaattaacggtctaatgagtacggagtgtggattgagaataaaccgaaaaatacgaaagtactgagaagtagcagaaaggagaataCCGAGAAACCTAACATCTTAATTGGTGATCACCGAGTCGACAAAGTTAAGGGATTCTACTGCCTATGCAGCAGAATAACCCATGAAAGGCTGAGCAAGGAGGATATGAAAAGCAAAGTAGCACTGATAAAAgtgggcgttcctggccaagaaaaaTCTTGTGATTTCAGACATGGGCCTTCatttgagaaagaagtttctgagaaggtacatttggagcgcagcattatatggtagtgaaacatggactgtcggaaaacggTAACAGAAGAGGACCAAAGCTTCTGAgaagtggcgctacagaagaatgttgaaaactgggtGTAATCATGAGGTACGGAACGAGGTAGTTCTCTGCGGAACCAGCGACAAGAGGAATGTAcgggaaacactgacaataagaaggaataTATAATAGGACATCCCTTACgggatcagggaataacttccatgggactagaggtagctgtagagcgtaaaaactgtagagagagatgGGAATACATCCCGCAGGTAACTGAGATGAAAAGTGTGGCAGAGGAGAGGTTGCGTGGCGGGCCACATTAGACTGATGACTTTACTTTAGTCATCTAAGAAACACGGATTCTGCttgttatttattctctttgtaggTATGTTTATGTACATTGTTACCATATTTCTGCACGTCTATTCAGAATTTAGTATCACAGGCTTTATACGCACCTTCTGGTAATAGCGAGAAAGCTCTCAATTTATCTGCGCCGCGAGGACTTGTTATTTGGAACTACGCCGCAGAAAGTGTTGTCACCAAGTATTACGTGACAGAATTCCTTTCGCATGTCTCACTTCAAACGGGGAGCAGCATAGCAAGTCAGATGTTAACATCCCGTGTGCCTCCAGGAGACGAGCGAGATCGATAAATAACAGGTTCAGCTGACACGAGAAAGAGCAGGGcagcaagaaagagagagagagagagagagagagagagagagagagagagagagcgagcgaaagAGGGTTGAAGGTACGGAGGGAAAGAGTTTGGTGTTAGGGGGGGAGGGAATGAAAAGGAGGGCCAGATAACAGGAAGTGGTAGGAACAGGAGAAAGGGTGAGCGGAGAATCACTGCACTCTAACGAGGGCTACAGAACTGTGGATTGTGGGACTCAAGTTTCGTCTAACCACCTGCCGTCCCAGGCACACTAGACACTCACAATTCAGCTGCCACTCGATCTGCTCAGTGCGGTTGCCATGGGTATCATAATATAATCGAATAAAGCTTAAGAGAATGTAACAAATGTATGGCGTGTCTAAACATGTTACGGCTTCTCTGTTTGAAGGGTTGCTAATTAACCACGGCATCTAGCTCGATGGAGGCAGTTACGATCTTGTAACACTGGGATGCGTTTGTGGGATGCGCAGCCATGTCAGTTCGCGGATAGTTTCCTACGGCCACCTCGTCTATGTGACTGCGTTTGCTCTTATGAGAGTGTAATTGGCATAGTGAATGAATAAGGTTTCATACATTTCCAAGGGATTGCTTTGAGCATTACAAAGGGAACTGAATAGATAGTTTAAGTGTTTCTACCAAACCATTTCCTAACGTAAGAGAAACTCACTAAAATTATCATCGATCCCATAGAAAGAAAAGAGCAGTCTGCTGTTAAAAAAGGATGTTGCACTATGTACTATTTTCAAATCTCAAACGAAGGTCCAAACGGATCCATGAATATGATTTACCACTTTGAGagggacaaaaaaaaaattttgataaaACTTCTGGCACATTTTCGAAAGAATCTGTATTCATAAACACTTATTCAGTCTATGTTACTGTACTGAAGAAAATATACATGTCAATTCTAGAGCTTCAGTTTGACTACATGAACGTACAAATACACAGCTGAAAAATAAATCTGACAAAGTGATTCAGTGGAACCCAATTAATATCAGACCCTTAAGACGGGAAAAAGGACGGGGAAATCTGTGGTAACTTACCGCATTTGAACCACCTTCGTTTTTAGGATGACATTTTGCTTTCTACTTTTAGTAGGGGTAAAATTCGAGAACGCATGGAAGAACTTAATGGTGCGAAGATGGATGTAGGCCTGAAATTCAGTTATAatgagacaaaaataaaatgtatccATTTCATCGAAAAGAGAATATTAGAAATTTTGTATGGGATCATACAACCGTTGATGAATTATTGCATTTATGGTAGTTGAAGAGTAAGACTTGTTGAAAAGAAAGCAAGAAATGAAAATGAACTTGATAAATGAAGCAGCGTTTTTGAAAGAAATCTTGCAAAGTGTTACAATTACTTTGCGTTTCAAATTATGATATATGACTGTGAGACAAGGACTTTTAACGTACAAACGACCCAAAAACCAAGGAGAACTAACAAAAAGAGGTGGACAGGCTATCTGGCCAGGAAAGTGAATGTCAGATGAACCAGAGAAGTTGACACCagattaatcatcatcatcatcatcatctcagacTTTTCCGACGTCATCTGGGGTCGGCATTactttgctggatccttctcttcaataaatgcctatccagtgcttcttctctgagctATCCTTTCTCCCATAGGTCCCTTGCTACCTTGTCTTTCcatctcagtttcggtcttcctcttctccttcatccttcgatttctaggtcttcaactcttctccccacgtagtactcccctcttctctgcacatgtccaCACCATCTTAGCCTACTTTCCTGGGTCTTCTTCCCCATTGACACCACTTTCATTGTTCCCCTGGtgtactcattccttagtctatcctttcgtgtcaccccactcatccGCCTTAaccttctcatttctgccacttccatctttttctcttgggcttttgtaATTGGCCAAGTTTCTGCGCTATACAGTATCACACGCCTCACCAAAGACTGgtaaagctttcctttcattctgcagctaaccttcttatcatACTCCGCTCAGTTTCATCTGCTATTTATCCTGTACTGTATTTCGGCCTCTAGTCCTTCATCACTTTGCATCTAAGAGCCTAagtatttaaatttcttgaccagCTTCAGTTGTTCTCCTTGCAGTTTAATATATGGATCTTTGGCATCCTTTGTACACATATACTCTGTTTTCAACCTGCTAATTGTCATTCCCCTTTCCTCTAGAGCTAATTGTCATTCCCCTTTCCTCTAGAGCTTTTgtccactgttcaagctggtctTGAGATGACTCCTGGGTGGGTTCACAGATTACATCATCATCGGCAAATATCATGCTCCACGGTGCCTCTTTCTTCACATCTTTGACTAGAAATCCATGTCAAGATCAAAGAGAGATGGGCTGAAAGCAGATCTTTGATGTGGTCCTACTCTCACATTGTTGGACCTGCACTGCTCCTGACTTGTGTCATTGCACCTTCATACATGTCTTTTACCTCCCTGATATATTTTTCTGTCAGGCATTTATTTCTCAGACATCTCCATATCTCTTGCCTCAGCACTCTGTCATATGCCTTCTCAAGATCGATAAAGGTCATATGTAGTGCGGTTTGTACTTCTCTGCGCCTCTCCATTAGTTGCCTTAGTTCAAATATTACGTCGATTGTTCCTCTTCCCGATATAAATCCAAATTATaatgaggactgggcgtgagtcgtgcttgggtagctcagttggtagagcacttgcccgtgaaaggcaaatgtcccgagttcgagtctaggtccggcacacagttttaatctgccaggtagtttcataaatCCAAATTGTTCTTCACATACTTCAGTTTCTAGACAAAACTTCTTTTCAATTATCCTTTCCCAGATCTTCATTGTGTACGGCATCAGTTTTATCCCCCTATAAGTGCCACTGTTTTGGATATCGTCTTTCCCTTTTCATATGGGAACCAGTATACCGCTTCTCCATCCATGCACcattctttctcctttccagatcTTCTGTATTAGATCCCAGAGAATATCATTTCCCCTGTTCTCCTGGACTTTTCCATGCTTCTATCGGGATTTGGTTTGCCCATAGGGCCTTCCCATTATTCATTTTCTTCGTCACGTGTTCGGCTTCTTCCCTACTTTGGGTCATTCCATCATTTACATCTCCATCCTCATACTTCTCTCGTACATTTTCCTCATTCAATAGCCTTTCAAAGTACTCCCACCACCTATTCAGGATTTTATCAAGGTCGTGTAATACTACACCTGATTCACCTTTTATCTGCCTCATTGATGTTGTGTACTTGGTCGCCTTATCTCCTGCTTTAGCAATCCATAGGAGTTGCCTGCCGTCCTGTCTTCTTTCCAGGTCTTCATACGCCTCTTCCATTGCCTCAGCCCTTGCTTTTGCCACTGCTCTTTTTGCCATCTTTTTTGCAGTCTTGTAGGCCTCCCTCACCTCCTGTCTTCCTGTTAAGCCCCACTGTTCTTTTTGCATCTTTCTTCAATTTTATCGCTgtctgaacctcctcattccaccaCCATGCCTCCTTATCTTCTGGTGGTACCTTTGCTGGTTTTACACTCAGCACGTCTTTTTCCAGCATTTGTAATTACATTGCTATTATAACTCCACAACTCCTGTCCATCCTCtggtaatttcacttcttttaataCAGTTTCCTTGAATTTTTCTCATAAGACCTCTTCTTTCAGTTTCCACCACTTTATTCATTGTTCTTCTCGCTTGATACATTTACGTCTTTTTCCCACTACCATTTCATAATCGGCCACTACGAGTTCGTGTTGCGCGGCCACACTTTCACTGTATATAACCTTGGTATTCTTTATTTCCTTTATGTGTTTCCTTCTGGACAACAAGTAATCTGACTTTTATGGTCTCCACTCCTATACGTTATAAGTTGTTCTCCTTTACGATTGAATTAGGTATTGGCGATCATTAGGTCAAAAGATACAGCGTACTCAGCAATCTTGTACCCTGCTGCATTTCTTTCTCGGTGACTCCATCCACCATTCATTCTACCTTCCCCACTCCTCCTCTCATCAACATGTCCATTTAAACCTCCCCCCAATTATCACCCTTTTTTTCGCTAGTATTTCCATTGTTACTCCATCTAGGGGTCTGTCTGGGGTGCATACACACTTAAAACTGTGATGACGTCTCCTCCGATACTAAGTTTTACGCTCATGATTCTGTTATTGATTCTGTCCACTTCACAGACTTCCTCTTTTAGATCTTTATCCACAATAATCCCTACTCCATTTCTGGACTCTTTTTCTGCACTGCTATAGAGCAACTTGTATCCTTCTGCCAATAATTTGGCTTTGGCAGCCTTCCATCTGGTCTCTTGCAGGCACGGGATATTTAGCTTCCTTCTTTGCACCATGTCTACAATCTCTCGACTCTTTCCTTTCAGTGTCCCAATGTTTAAAGTTCCGACTTTGATTTTGCACTTCATGCCTTCTTTCGCACCCTCTTCTTTTGTTGGATTCTTCACAAAACGTCTCCTCCGAGATCCGATTGAGAGACTATTACATAAGAACATTTACTTTTAGAAGTATCCATCACTAGATTAATAGAGATAACAATGACTAGGAACGACAGTTGAACAGGTGATGACAATGGAAACATCTCGGAACTACGTAGATGTTTACATACGATTTGTAGTGTTTATGTCCAGAAGTACGGAGCAATGATCTTTCGGACGTGCATGTATCTACATGTGGAGGTCGCAGACACAAGACTGACGAATTGCGGAAGTTTGGGTCTGCGGTGAATCGTGCACAGATAGCCTAACGTTAAAGCTACTGCTCGTGATAAGCAAACCGGTTCAAGTCCAGATCAGAGCTAAAATTTCATTGTctttattccattatacagctgatggttgtccataattTCAACTGCGGATGTTTATGGCTGAACACTGAGATGCATTCAAAAGTCTAGACGAGACATTTATCCCGATACGAATGGCAAATGGCTGACTTTGAATAAAACACCACTATTACTCTCCTTGCATGATCATCACTTACTGACCTAATGCCACGCGTGCTTAACTCGACCGGCCTCCCGCTTCGCACGGCATACTCTGGACAGCTTCCTGGGTGTTTGAGGTGGGTGGCAAAtggcgagttggttggttggttggtttgggggtgtggtccaaacagcgaggtcatcggtcccgttggATTAGGGAGGGATGAGGAAGAAAGTTGACAgtgtcgtttcaaaggaaccatcccggcattggcctgaagtgatttagggaaatcacagttgCTAACCAGTGCGCCGACTCCCTCGGGGCAAATGGCGAGTCATTTGACACCGGATCCTCGTTGCTCGTGGTGTTTGTCAACATGGACAATGAGCTAGAGAAGTACACCTTTATTTACATTACACTTAGAAGTTAAAACATGTAAAAGCTAAAGAATTTCAAAAGCCTTCTGCTTTTCTTCCTTACGGTACAGCGTGAATGGTGCACAGTGTTCTTCTCGACACGTCGTTCAGTTGCACGTGCCACGTGCCACGTGAAGTCTCCAGTACGGTGTGAAATGCTCCAGTCTCTAATATCACTATCTCTCGGTAAGTGCATGAAGATTAATGACCATTGACAACACAATGTCTGAAATGCTTGTAACCCAGTTGCTGCACTTAACGAAAgttgcataatgaaaaaaattgtaacaaaggCGGTTTCCAAAATATGTCTTTACTTCGTAAAGGGAAACAAACATTTGCATACTCTCGCCCGAAAGTCTCAAATTTCTGcgcaaaaaatcgaaaaagaaacatcGTTAAGGCACACAAAATCGTTCTAGTAGAAAGGCATAGAGAACGAAATTGGCTAGACTCAGTCGGCTGTTGGACGAGTGTAAATATAAGGCTGCGGAGAAACCTCCCAAGTAGTGCTGTGTCATCACTGAGCTGCGAGAACATTTGCTACTACGGAGTCTTGGGTCAAGTATAAACTGACCTATTAAAGCACGCGTAAATGATCAATAATGAATTATCACTCTGGAAAATTGTAGACTCAGTTTAATTATTTATCGGTCAAACATTGTGGCTGCATTTTAAAAACATAGACGGAAGAAAACTTCAGAATTAAGAATTCGATAGCAGCATATTGTCCAGGGGACGAAAAGTTTTAAATCATTTGAAAGCGGTCAACAAAGGCGGATTCCAACCCATCTGTCACCACAGTGGTTTAGATTAAATTAGCTGCACTTTTCTTTCCAGTAGATCCATGGTGAGGAGATCTCCCAGGATGCAAACCACGTCATAAAAACAAGAATACTCAATACATATTTATAATGAACAACAAATACGCAAATGTACCTTCCACAGCCCCCAAGTGAAATGATCGTTATCGATGTGGACTAAAGCAAAAATATATTAAACCCATTTTAATTTAAAAGATGATAGACAACTTTTCACACAACTTGTAAATGTTCAACGCACtgaggtgcatatgataattcttaggttATTGTCGagcatcatcaaacagaaaaatcattttactACACTTATATACAATGATCACGTTATTGCACTGACTTTGTACAGAAGTCAAATTGTACTAATACTCGCATTATTTGATATGATTAGTTACACACAAAAAGAAGTAGGTTCTTCTGATTGTAAGAAATTCACCAATGAAACAGAATGAGCTGGCTGCCAAAATCTCCTTTGGGCTCCTCTTAAACCGACCCGTGGTTAAATTTTTTTACAGCTGCAGACAAGTTAATGAAGAGGTATGTTCCTGAAAATGTACACTCTCCTGCAACAAAGTCGATGACTTTAAGTGTTTTAGAAGATTATtcgtatttctagtattgattcgtTAAACTGAGCTGTTGGTTATCTGGACATGGTTTGGTGGAGCTAATGTCGTAATAGTACGTACAATAATTTTAGAATTTATTCACGAACCGTTTATGCGGCAGTTCAAGACACAGTGAAGCAACTGTAGAGTCTTACATAACAAAATAAGATTTACTGGATGTGTTGGTAGCCTTGCAACACTCTTTCATACGCATATTCGATGAcatcattcgccaagtgtacgaaTGGATACTATGCACCATGAGGTTAGTTGTGACCCCAGCCCTTGCGAGAAAAAGGAAATAGGGAAGCGACGGTGTCCGGCCTCTTCGTATCTCAGTGACGTGGCGGCACGGACGAGTATAACGAATTGGTACACATCTCAGTTTGATCAATTCAAATGATCTTCTGGAAACCTTCCAACGTCTAAATCTAAAggtacatgattattctgcaattcaaagTGACTGGCACAGTGTTCATAGAACAGCCTGtaggctatttctctaccgttccactatcgaacagcgcccgtgaaaaacgaatacttaaatcttttgcgtgcgagctctgatttctcttattacactgctggccattaaatttcctacaccacgaaaatgtgctacagacgcggaatttaaccaacaggaagacgatGCCGTGAtaatcaaatgattagcttttcaaagcattcacacaaggttggcgtcggtggcgacacctacaatatgctgacatgaggaaagtttccaaccgatttgtcatgcacaagcagcagttgaccggcgttcactggtgaaacgttcttgtgatacctcgtgtaaggaggcgaaacaCGTACGATcaagtttccgacttcgataaaggtcggattgtagcctatcgcgattgcggtttatcgtatcgcgacatggctgctcgtgttggtcgagatccaatgactgttagcagaatatggaattggtcggttcaggagggtaatacggaacgccgtgctggatcccaacggcctcgtatcaaaaatggttcaaatggctctgagcactatgggacttaacatgtgtggtcatcagtcccctagaacttagaactacttaaacctaactaacctaaggacatcacgcacatccatgcccgaggcaggattcgaacctgcgaccgtagcagtcgcgcggttccggactgggcctCGTAtcgctaacagtcgagatgacaggcatcgtatccgcatggatgtaactgatcgtgcagccacgtctcgagcccgaatcaacagatggggacgtttgcaagacaacaactatctgcacgaaaagttcgacgacgtttgcagcagcatggactatcagctcggagaccatggctgcggttaccctttacgctgcatcacagacaggagcgcctgcgatgatgtactcaacgacgaacctgggtgcacgaatggcaaaatgtcatttttcggatggatccaggttccgtttgcagcatcatgatggtcacgtccgtgtct
This region includes:
- the LOC126455795 gene encoding uncharacterized protein LOC126455795, giving the protein MQKEQWGLTGRQEVREAYKTAKKMAKRAVAKARAEAMEEAYEDLERRQDGRQLLWIAKAGDKATKYTTSMRQIKGESGVVLHDLDKILNRWWEYFERLLNEENVREKYEDGDVNDGMTQSREEAEHVTKKMNNGKALWANQIPIEAWKSPGEQGK